From a region of the Castanea sativa cultivar Marrone di Chiusa Pesio chromosome 10, ASM4071231v1 genome:
- the LOC142611734 gene encoding uncharacterized protein LOC142611734 produces the protein MESPKESHSNQELGHSLKALTLSPEKVKPTLNMLATASSWSIGDYIGMESCLDINEEVQYSSKDKNSGGESDSEVYIKKCRVKREQRRAMRQREFPPPIPLLARTENLPCHMPWVLKRHYTSDGRLILTEERVKHHEYFRAHRADGRLTLQLVPLDDEVWLPDDQCDHCGTNDEEEADIDDTEEKETEKENEEANEVDVSYKTVYQSPLFEPSKVEDLSTSSEFCSSDVDTEEKDTEKENEEANNFDVCKIVYQPPPSEPAKMEDLCTKYEFYNGDVDVNEVEVEKEMIHKDRSVVVEESTKIRGGGIGGTATNIAAGKRLNLNYNNVASPGSCIFEVPVQQYGQFIANTNLHLCDAISLGRA, from the coding sequence ATGGAGTCCCCAAAAGAATCCCATTCAAATCAAGAACTGGGCCATAGTCTCAAGGCCCTAACACTCTCTCCTGAAAAAGTAAAACCAACCTTGAACATGTTAGCCACTGCGTCTTCATGGTCCATTGGGGACTACATTGGCATGGAGAGCTGCCTTGATATCAACGAAGAGGTACAATATTCATCGAAGGATAAGAATAGTGGGGGTGAGTCTGACTCCGAGGTTTATATCAAGAAGTGTAGAGTTAAGCGAGAGCAAAGGCGGGCGATGAGGCAAAGAGAGTTCCCACCTCCAATACCATTGCTTGCACGTACAGAGAATCTGCCTTGTCATATGCCTTGGGTGCTGAAAAGACACTACACCAGCGATGGAAGGTTGATTCTAACGGAGGAGAGGGTGAAACACCACGAGTACTTCCGGGCTCACAGGGCTGATGGGCGTCTCACATTGCAGCTTGTACCATTAGACGACGAGGTTTGGCTTCCTGATGATCAGTGCGACCATTGTGGCACAAATGATGAAGAAGAGGCAGACATTGATGATACTGAAGAAAAGGAGAcggaaaaggaaaatgaagaggCCAATGAGGTTGATGTTAGTTATAAGACTGTGTACCAATCACCTCTTTTTGAGCCATCAAAAGTGGAAGATTTGAGTACAAGCAGCGAATTTTGTAGCAGCGATGTTGATACTGAAGAAAAGGATacagaaaaggaaaatgaagaggCCAATAATTTTGATGTTTGTAAGATTGTCTACCAACCACCTCCTTCCGAGCCAGCAAAGATGGAAGATTTGTGTACTAAGTATGAATTTTATAATGGCGATGTTGATGTTAATGAGGTTGAGGTTGAGAAGGAGATGATCCATAAGGATAGGAGTGTGGTGGTTGAAGAATCAACGAAGATCAGAGGTGGTGGGATTGGTGGTACAGCCACTAATATTGCAGCAGGAAAGCGCTTAAACTTAAACTACAACAATGTGGCATCACCGGGGTCGTGTATTTTTGAGGTGCCAGTCCAGCAATACGGACAGTTCATAGCTAACACAAATTTACATTTATGTGATGCGATTAGTCTTGGTAGAGCTTAG